The segment TCACATCATCACTCAAGGGGTTAACTGATTCTCTTCAAACAAGATCAGAGAGGTAAAGGGTTGCCAGCAAAGTTTAGGTGTATAAGAAATTTTTTGGGACAAGGAGGAAAATAAGAATTTTCCCTACTCACACATGTATACGTGTCTGTATAAACATATGCTCTCAGTATGTGTACATGTGTGTGTATTAAGATTCTATATGTGAATATGTAAACATATTATGTGTGTGTGGGCGCGCAtcaatatacacacacatacatatgaATATGCATATATTTTCTGTATTTATTTATGCTTAATTTACTAAGTTCATATGTCAAAAGATATGTATGTATCCTATCCTATATCTCCTACCTTGTATGTGAAAACTTACTAGTATCCAGTCCAAAGTTCCTCTAACATTGGGAAATTTATCGTCTGCAAGAGCttaaatcaattttcaattcaGTCAAGCAGAACTATATCCAAGATCCTCAACTAGCTCATGTAAATAAAATGCAAAACTGCTTAAATTTTGAACTTACCTTCCAAAACGCGGAGCTATCACCAATAATTGCACCCTAAGTGTGTCTATCACAGGTGTACTTTCATCAAGCATTAGGTTGCAGGTCCTCATAGAAGCACATACTGGGCTAGCATCTATCAGAGATATCAAGCAACATCTGCCAAAGAAACTGGACCTATAAGTCGATGCATTTCACAAATTCACACTCGTGGATCTTCAATTTAGAGATGTTTGGAAAGCCTACCTTTCGATGAGACTTCACAATACCTTGAATGGTTTTTTAGTGAGTAAGTTTCCAATCCCAGAGAGATTCACCAAGAGGAAACCAGAAATTCTACTCTGGAACTTCTATAGACTGGAATGAAGGGAAAAAACATGTTAGCGAACATTAATTTCTTCTGAAGAACCGAATTTTGAATAACATCCCCGATAAACTAATGTGCCACTATCTTCAATCAATGCCGAAAGACTTCCTAATGCTTTGTATATGTCCATTTCTCTAGGATTGCATCTGTCATTTGAAACAAACTGAGAAATACAACCATTTATCTCAATCCAGCTACACGCCAATTCTTTCTTCAAATCATACTTTTTAAGTAGTGTTCTCACTCGAGCTGCATCTTTCCACATTCCTCTTGCAGAATACATATTTGATAGAAGTACACATATTCCTGTATTAGAAGGCTGAAGGCTTAGAAGTTTCTGTTCCACAAGATcacttaaatcaaaattctcATGGACTCTACAACAACTAAGTAATGTCTCCTGAGCATGAGCAGGGGGATCAAGAGGAATTTGCTTGATAAGTTCGAAGGCTTCAGCTAGCATCCCTGATCTTCCAAGGAGATCAACCATGCAGTTATAGTGCTCAGCCTTTGGAGTTATACTCCACCTTCTCTCCATTGATACAAAGTAGCTCCAACCCTCGTCCACTAATCCAGAATGAGCACAAGCAGTTAGGACACCAAGAAAAGTTACATGGTCTGGTTCATATCCAGCTTGAATCATAGAAGGAAAAAGATCGAGGGCTTCTTTAGCCGAACCATGACATGCTTGTGCTACAATCATGGCATTCCATGATATTGTGTCTCGTTTTTTCATACTTCTGAAAAGTGAGGAAGCTTCATATATAAATCCACACCTAGAGTACATGGATATGAATGCACTCATAACCATCGTATCATTTTCAAAACCACTCTTAGTTACACTGGCATGCAAAGCTCTTCCCCAACCATATAAAGCAAGAACTCCACATAACGAGACCACATTGGAAAATGTGGTCTGATCTGGCTTGTAATTGTTTTGCAACATCCGGATATATAAAGCCAAAGCTTCCTCATTTTGATATCCTGAAATGATAGTGTTCCATGAGGTTTCATCTTTTCTAGGCATCTGCTCAAACAACTCTCGAGCACTAGTTATATCGCCTTGTTGGATGAAACCGCACAATATCGAATTCCATGATACTGTGTTCCTCCATGGCATCGTATGAAACAGGTGTAGAGCATCTTTCAGTCTTCCATGTTGCAGAT is part of the Solanum lycopersicum chromosome 1, SLM_r2.1 genome and harbors:
- the LOC101252718 gene encoding pentatricopeptide repeat-containing protein At4g02750-like; the encoded protein is MYILLKWASHICFRNANSCFLIRYVGSIANSLYNWNSKITNSFKKGDVEGARKLFDEMPQRNVVTWNCMISGYVRNGMMCDAQQVFDTMPSRNVVSWTALLSGYAKNGNLQVARRMFDGMDDKNVVCWNSMISGYVSNGRIEEGRALFDAMRIKNDVSFGVMIEGYFKYGDVSEAERLFSEAQVKSVPLYNVMLAGYGVMGRTEDSYKLFMRMARRDVASWTSMITCFLRAREVEKARRLFEDMPDKDVVAWTVMIKGYCENNNVEEAGKLFAAMPQKDNIAWNSMLSGYLQHGRLKDALHLFHTMPWRNTVSWNSILCGFIQQGDITSARELFEQMPRKDETSWNTIISGYQNEEALALYIRMLQNNYKPDQTTFSNVVSLCGVLALYGWGRALHASVTKSGFENDTMVMSAFISMYSRCGFIYEASSLFRSMKKRDTISWNAMIVAQACHGSAKEALDLFPSMIQAGYEPDHVTFLGVLTACAHSGLVDEGWSYFVSMERRWSITPKAEHYNCMVDLLGRSGMLAEAFELIKQIPLDPPAHAQETLLSCCRVHENFDLSDLVEQKLLSLQPSNTGICVLLSNMYSARGMWKDAARVRTLLKKYDLKKELACSWIEINGCISQFVSNDRCNPREMDIYKALGSLSALIEDSGTLVYRGCYSKFGSSEEINVR